From Rutidosis leptorrhynchoides isolate AG116_Rl617_1_P2 chromosome 3, CSIRO_AGI_Rlap_v1, whole genome shotgun sequence, a single genomic window includes:
- the LOC139898394 gene encoding pentatricopeptide repeat-containing protein At5g06540-like — MIMNTVETCSNAALKTLTEKCKTLTQFKQIHAQLIKCHLPDNPIAIGPLLSAAATSKDPSFFSYARSIFQNLRFRNTFMYNTMIRGYVQNDNQVFAVISYIDMLRFGLAANNYTFPPLIKACCLCSSIVNLKLVGCSIHGHVLQLGFEGDQFVGTSLIEFYSANFEIGSAQKVFDEMPVKDVVLWTSLIDGYGKNKDVENAQLLFDEMPERSVISWSVIMAAYSRISDFEKVVSLFKKMQELGIKPNESVLVTVLTACAHLGALAQGLWVHSYAKSCNLISNPILATALVDMYSKCGCPDLALSVFNSIYVKDTGAWNAIISGLAMNGKAKSSLELLNEMASLNIQPSAATFVAILTACTHTKLVKEGLELFEKMDRLYGVKPQIEHYACVVDLFARAGLLKEAMEFVEKKLGDVGELDANVWGALLGACRTYGNVKVGNRVWLKLVDMKVNDYGICVVSYNMYKEAGWKREAEEVRNMIAEFGRKKTPGCSVVEVNGVVKEFVSGDINHPQGLEIHKMLDSLFNVARLV, encoded by the coding sequence ATGATTATGAACACCGTTGAAACCTGTTCTAACGCTGCACTAAAAACCCTAACGGAAAAATGCAAAACCCTAACTCAATTCAAACAAATTCACGCTCAATTAATCAAATGTCACCTGCCGGACAACCCGATCGCCATTGGACCACTTCTATCTGCAGCTGCAACTTccaaagatccatctttcttttcgtACGCTCGCTCCATCTTCCAAAACCTTCGTTTTCGAAACACTTTCATGTACAATACCATGATCCGCGGTTACGTTCAGAACGATAATCAAGTTTTTGCGGTTATAAGTTATATAGATATGTTAAGGTTTGGTCTTGCAGCTAATAATTATACATTTCCGCCATTGATTAAAGCGTGTTGTTTGTGTTCGAGTATTGTGAATTTAAAGTTAGTTGGTTGTTCGATTCACGGCCATGTTTTGCAATTAGGGTTTGAAGGTGATCAATTTGTGGGGACTTCGTTGATTGAGTTTTATTCTGCGAATTTTGAAATTGGGAGTGCAcaaaaggtgtttgatgaaatgcctgttAAGGATGTGGTTTTATGGACTAGTTTAATCGATGGGTATGGTAAGAATAAGGATGTTGAGAATGCACAGTTGTTGTTCGATGAAATGCCTGAAAGAAGTGTGATTTCTTGGAGTGTGATAATGGCTGCTTATTCACGAATTAGTGACTTTGAGAAGGTTGTTTCGTTGTTTAAGAAGATGCAGGAGTTGGGGATAAAACCCAACGAATCTGTTCTTGTAACTGTTCTTACAGCCTGTGCTCATCTTGGCGCACTTGCACAAGGGTTGTGGGTGCATTCGTATGCCAAAAGTTGTAATCTTATTTCGAATCCAATTCTTGCTACTGCATTGGTTGACATGTATTCGAAATGTGGTTGTCCTGATTTAGCATTATCTGTTTTCAACTCTATCTATGTAAAAGATACAGGGGCTTGGAACGCTATCATTTCAGGCTTGGCGATGAACGGAAAAGCAAAAagttcactagaattattaaacgaAATGGCCTCACTAAATATTCAACCAAGTGCTGCTACATTTGTAGCTATACTTACAGCTTGTACACATACCAAGTTGGTCAAAGAAGGGCTCGAGTTATTTGAGAAAATGGATAGACTTTACGGGGTTAAACCGCAGATCGAGCATTATGCGTGTGTTGTTGATCTTTTTGCACGAGCCGGGTTGTTAAAAGAAGCTATGGAGTTTGTAGAGAAGAAGTTGGGGGACGTTGGTGAATTAGACGCTAACGTGTGGGGTGCTCTTCTTGGTGCGTGTAGGACTTATGGAAACGTTAAGGTTGGAAACAGGGTATGGCTAAAACTGGTTGATATGAAAGTTAATGATTATGGGATTTGTGTTGTGTCGTATAACATGTATAAAGAAGCTGGTTGGAAACGGGAGGCGGAAGAGGTTAGAAACATGATTGCGGAATTTGGAAGGAAGAAAACGCCAGGTTGTAGTGTGGTAGAGGTTAATGGTGTCGTTAAAGAATTTGTTTCGGGTGATATTAATCATCCTCAGGGACTGGAGATACATAaaatgctcgattcgttgtttaatGTGGCTCGTCTTGTCTAA